A genomic segment from Halobellus litoreus encodes:
- a CDS encoding ParA family protein has protein sequence MLAYSTYSEAGGVGKTTTAANLAVAHARAGLDPLVVPLDPQDGDLSRLFGVDDDRTEPVDNLVRHLIRRPKGDFGDLIRTVEGVDIIPEHNMLSDLAEYLQREKEQAEAMGEAFGVHAQLLRVLREAGVPDQYDVLICDPPATEGPHLYNAINATRSLVIPIEPSAKGQAAVEGLEELVAGFEEQLDVEVGVLAAIPMGFKNTRDQRSILEAIEYPIPEVVGERASLMEGCWMQQCSAFEYVREHRDRRRDYEIETLAQFDRLARHLEREVGLEAPNPPEPGDVDHEVMTA, from the coding sequence ATGCTCGCGTACTCCACCTACAGTGAGGCCGGCGGGGTCGGAAAGACCACGACGGCGGCGAACCTCGCGGTCGCACACGCCAGGGCGGGACTCGACCCGCTGGTCGTTCCGCTGGACCCCCAGGACGGCGACCTCTCGCGCCTGTTCGGCGTCGACGACGACCGAACCGAACCGGTCGACAACCTCGTCAGACACTTGATTCGGCGACCGAAAGGGGACTTCGGGGACTTGATTCGGACCGTCGAAGGAGTCGACATCATCCCCGAACACAATATGCTCTCGGACCTCGCAGAGTACCTCCAGCGGGAGAAGGAACAGGCCGAAGCGATGGGAGAGGCCTTCGGCGTCCACGCACAACTCTTGCGAGTCCTCCGGGAAGCGGGGGTCCCCGATCAGTACGACGTGTTGATCTGTGATCCGCCGGCGACGGAGGGACCACACCTGTACAACGCGATCAACGCCACCCGATCGCTCGTCATTCCGATCGAACCGAGCGCGAAGGGGCAGGCCGCCGTCGAAGGGCTAGAGGAACTCGTCGCGGGCTTCGAAGAGCAACTCGACGTCGAGGTCGGCGTCCTCGCCGCGATCCCGATGGGGTTCAAGAACACGCGGGATCAGCGATCGATACTCGAGGCGATCGAGTATCCGATCCCGGAAGTCGTCGGCGAGCGAGCGTCGCTGATGGAGGGTTGCTGGATGCAACAGTGCTCGGCGTTCGAGTACGTTCGTGAACACCGCGACCGGCGACGCGACTACGAGATCGAGACCTTGGCGCAGTTCGATCGGTTAGCCAGACATTTAGAACGAGAGGTCGGACTCGAGGCACCGAACCCCCCTGAACCGGGCGACGTCGACCACGAGGTGATGACCGCATGA
- a CDS encoding CPBP family intramembrane glutamic endopeptidase gives MVLDIRGRISEHPVATFFVVAYVLSWTAWSPLVFAEWWVTWSPLILVDDLQTMVFIMLGGFGPLVAAALVTWAIGDSVREWAGQLLRWNVSLRYWAFALLFPAVAVVTASAIHIIVFDGRFDPESMSTLVLYPVLFLQVFLVGGGNEELGWRGFALPRLQRSYSAAVASLLIGVCWFAWHLPLFLISGSSQAGVPVYYYGLAVVALSVVFTWLYNETGGSVLLPMVLHASVNTGGILYLAGGGAALQTELPNALYAVVFLLAALAIVAAYGPERLSDVEVSTRPSESQR, from the coding sequence ATGGTCCTCGACATCCGCGGACGAATCAGCGAACATCCCGTCGCGACGTTTTTCGTGGTCGCGTACGTCCTCTCGTGGACGGCGTGGTCGCCACTGGTCTTTGCGGAGTGGTGGGTGACGTGGTCGCCGCTGATCCTCGTAGACGACCTCCAAACGATGGTGTTCATTATGCTCGGGGGGTTCGGCCCGCTCGTCGCCGCAGCCCTCGTCACGTGGGCCATCGGTGACAGCGTCCGCGAGTGGGCAGGCCAGCTCCTCCGGTGGAACGTGTCGCTCCGCTACTGGGCGTTCGCTCTGCTCTTTCCCGCCGTTGCAGTCGTCACCGCGAGTGCCATACACATCATCGTTTTCGATGGCCGGTTCGACCCCGAATCGATGAGCACGTTGGTGCTCTATCCGGTTCTGTTCCTCCAGGTGTTCCTCGTCGGCGGTGGCAACGAGGAACTCGGGTGGCGCGGGTTCGCACTCCCACGCCTCCAGCGGTCGTACTCGGCGGCCGTCGCGAGCCTCCTCATCGGCGTGTGCTGGTTCGCCTGGCACCTCCCCCTGTTCTTGATCTCGGGGTCCTCACAGGCCGGCGTTCCGGTGTACTACTACGGCCTGGCGGTCGTCGCCCTCTCGGTCGTGTTCACGTGGCTCTACAACGAGACCGGCGGGAGCGTCCTGCTGCCGATGGTGCTCCACGCGTCGGTGAACACGGGCGGGATTCTCTACCTCGCCGGCGGCGGCGCTGCACTCCAGACGGAACTGCCGAACGCGCTCTACGCGGTCGTCTTCCTCCTCGCCGCGCTGGCTATCGTCGCAGCCTACGGTCCCGAGCGCCTCTCCGACGTGGAGGTCTCGACCAGACCGTCCGAAAGCCAGCGGTAA
- a CDS encoding AIM24 family protein, producing MNVQEFKSQHVPTESDEPFQLENSYTLDVAVDGSVMAKAGSMVAFTGDLSFTGRASAEGGITGFLKEAATGEGTPVMEVEGSGHVYLADSQKKVQVLELGAEDSITVNGEDVLAFDSDVNYEISTIDSLAGSFAGGFTNVFLQGPGYVAITTHGDPIVLEPPVATDPSATVAWSDTSPNVQVNRSLSDMVGQESGERYQMNFEGTDGFVVVQPYEEL from the coding sequence ATGAACGTCCAAGAGTTCAAGTCCCAACACGTCCCCACGGAGTCAGACGAACCGTTCCAACTGGAAAACAGCTATACCCTCGACGTGGCGGTCGACGGGTCGGTGATGGCGAAAGCCGGATCGATGGTCGCATTTACCGGTGATCTCTCGTTTACCGGCCGTGCCTCCGCCGAGGGCGGGATCACCGGCTTTCTCAAGGAAGCCGCAACCGGCGAAGGCACGCCCGTGATGGAGGTCGAAGGAAGCGGACACGTCTACCTCGCCGACAGTCAGAAGAAGGTCCAGGTGCTCGAACTCGGAGCCGAGGATTCGATCACGGTCAACGGCGAAGACGTCCTTGCATTCGACTCCGACGTGAACTACGAGATCAGCACGATCGATAGTCTCGCCGGTTCGTTCGCCGGCGGGTTCACGAACGTCTTCCTCCAGGGTCCCGGATACGTGGCGATCACCACTCACGGGGATCCCATCGTGCTGGAACCGCCCGTCGCGACCGATCCGAGCGCAACGGTCGCTTGGAGCGACACCTCCCCGAACGTCCAGGTGAACCGCAGTCTCTCGGATATGGTCGGCCAGGAGTCCGGGGAGCGGTACCAGATGAACTTCGAGGGGACGGACGGCTTCGTGGTCGTCCAGCCGTACGAGGAACTGTAG